Proteins found in one Corynebacterium freneyi genomic segment:
- a CDS encoding NADPH-dependent FMN reductase: MSNYVIFVGSLRKASTNRQLAEAFIHHLPEGDTAAVFDRLRDVPFYDEDLDVPGQEPEIVRELRAAVRDADGLVIITPEYNHTAPAVITNAIDWCSRPMGSGVLMGKPSLVMGFTPGPRALIGAIAVLREALVTVQAKTVPTDYTWGDAYPLLNGRHPKDVDEVVGILHKAQSELRALVDAAPVAIDPRTGDAAN, translated from the coding sequence ATGAGCAACTACGTCATTTTCGTGGGGTCCCTCCGCAAGGCCTCGACCAACCGTCAGTTGGCGGAGGCTTTCATCCACCATCTGCCGGAGGGCGACACCGCCGCCGTCTTCGACCGCCTGCGCGACGTTCCGTTTTACGACGAGGACCTCGACGTTCCGGGCCAGGAGCCGGAGATCGTCCGCGAGCTGCGGGCCGCGGTGCGTGACGCGGATGGGCTGGTGATCATCACCCCGGAGTACAACCACACGGCGCCGGCGGTGATCACGAACGCCATCGACTGGTGCTCCCGCCCGATGGGTTCGGGCGTGCTGATGGGCAAGCCGTCGCTGGTGATGGGCTTCACCCCGGGGCCGCGGGCGTTGATCGGCGCGATCGCGGTGCTGCGCGAGGCGCTGGTGACGGTGCAGGCGAAGACGGTGCCCACCGATTACACGTGGGGCGACGCGTACCCGCTGCTCAACGGTCGACATCCGAAGGACGTCGATGAGGTGGTCGGCATTCTCCACAAGGCACAGTCGGAGTTGCGTGCTTTGGTCGACGCCGCCCCGGTTGCAATCGACCCGCGTACGGGCGACGCCGCGAACTAG
- the gluQRS gene encoding tRNA glutamyl-Q(34) synthetase GluQRS: protein MHAAADTPARPYVGRYAPSPTGHLHLGNLRTAVIAWARARAAGGRFLVRIEDIDRQRSRPEYEARQLADLAAIGLDWDDEPVRQSDRHPLYDDAIRRLPTYPCYCSRKDIQRELAEIGGAPHGAPGAYPGTCRDLTDDQRADKAAALAADGRGPSLRLRSDVREWTARDALHGTIAGDVDDMVLRRADGMWAYNLAVVVDDADQGVTEIVRGDDLLSSAPRQAHLAHLLGVPEPMYAHVPLVVSAEGRRLAKRDGDVTLRDITAEQAKRWIIESLRAGAGVAGAGGAEALREDAAGVGADAAGAGAGGAGADVFAEVDDIADLPEVFDLMAIPRERVVFR, encoded by the coding sequence ATGCACGCCGCCGCCGACACCCCCGCCCGCCCCTACGTCGGGCGATACGCGCCATCGCCGACCGGCCACCTCCACCTGGGGAACCTGCGCACCGCCGTCATCGCATGGGCGCGCGCCCGCGCCGCCGGCGGCCGATTCCTCGTGCGCATCGAAGACATCGACCGCCAACGATCCCGCCCCGAATACGAGGCCCGCCAACTCGCCGACCTCGCCGCCATCGGCCTCGACTGGGACGACGAACCCGTCCGCCAATCCGACCGCCACCCGCTTTACGACGACGCAATCCGCCGCCTGCCCACATACCCCTGCTACTGCTCCCGCAAGGACATCCAACGCGAACTCGCCGAAATCGGCGGCGCACCCCACGGCGCCCCCGGCGCATACCCCGGGACCTGCCGCGACCTGACCGACGACCAGCGGGCCGACAAAGCCGCAGCACTCGCCGCCGACGGGCGCGGACCATCCCTGCGACTGCGCTCCGACGTGCGCGAATGGACCGCCCGCGACGCCCTGCACGGCACCATCGCCGGCGACGTCGACGACATGGTGCTGCGACGCGCCGACGGAATGTGGGCCTACAACCTCGCCGTCGTCGTCGACGACGCCGACCAGGGCGTCACCGAAATCGTGCGCGGCGACGACCTGCTGAGCTCCGCGCCCCGGCAGGCGCACCTCGCGCATCTGCTCGGCGTGCCCGAGCCGATGTACGCGCATGTGCCGCTCGTCGTCAGCGCCGAGGGGCGGCGGCTGGCCAAACGCGACGGCGATGTGACGCTGCGCGACATCACCGCCGAGCAGGCGAAACGGTGGATCATCGAGTCGTTGCGGGCGGGGGCGGGCGTTGCGGGCGCGGGCGGTGCGGAAGCCTTGCGCGAGGATGCCGCCGGTGTGGGCGCTGACGCAGCTGGTGCGGGGGCGGGCGGTGCGGGCGCAGATGTTTTCGCCGAGGTCGACGACATCGCCGACCTGCCGGAGGTCTTCGACCTGATGGCGATTCCTCGGGAGCGCGTCGTCTTTCGCTGA
- a CDS encoding type IV toxin-antitoxin system AbiEi family antitoxin domain-containing protein, giving the protein MSERDLRRAVDNGWITRVRRGVYRLNVTMLQLRMHLIAARAPEAVFALLIAAHAWGLRKTVPRDLDVYVARTRRGVRGARAHRRKALRYVQRDGFRFTTLTETLADLVDVWGPGIVANVVDRRYPTLAGRAELIAEAAELPAGKRGKILPILEWAPDHAYSRIEARIARALQLRGVDIELNVRIGAHTWDIVHHGARLVIEFDSLKYHLDKWAFREDRARQNALIRLDYAILRYSDSDVDLRFDEMIDEICDTIAWRLGGTRTRSAWDKFPCSEVYGWREIAAEEGPWR; this is encoded by the coding sequence ATGTCGGAACGCGACCTCCGGCGCGCGGTCGACAACGGTTGGATCACGCGGGTGCGCCGCGGCGTGTACCGGTTGAACGTCACCATGCTCCAGCTGCGCATGCACCTCATCGCCGCCCGCGCCCCGGAAGCGGTGTTTGCGCTGCTCATCGCCGCCCACGCATGGGGTCTGCGGAAAACCGTCCCCCGCGACCTCGACGTTTACGTCGCCCGCACCAGGCGGGGCGTGCGCGGGGCGAGGGCGCATCGTCGTAAAGCATTGCGGTACGTCCAACGCGACGGTTTCCGCTTTACGACGCTCACCGAAACCCTCGCCGACCTGGTCGACGTATGGGGCCCGGGGATCGTGGCCAACGTCGTGGACCGGCGGTATCCCACACTGGCGGGGCGGGCCGAACTCATCGCCGAAGCAGCGGAACTGCCGGCCGGAAAACGCGGCAAAATCCTGCCGATCCTCGAATGGGCGCCCGACCACGCCTACTCCCGCATTGAAGCCCGGATCGCGCGGGCGCTGCAACTGCGCGGCGTCGACATCGAACTCAACGTGCGCATCGGCGCGCACACCTGGGACATCGTGCACCACGGCGCGCGGCTGGTGATCGAATTCGACTCGCTGAAATACCACCTGGACAAATGGGCGTTCCGCGAGGATCGCGCGCGGCAAAACGCGCTGATCAGGTTGGATTACGCGATCTTGCGGTACTCGGACTCCGACGTCGACCTGCGTTTCGACGAAATGATCGACGAAATCTGCGACACCATCGCCTGGCGGCTCGGCGGGACGCGGACGCGATCGGCCTGGGACAAGTTCCCCTGCTCCGAGGTGTACGGGTGGCGCGAGATCGCCGCCGAGGAGGGGCCGTGGCGCTGA
- a CDS encoding flavodoxin family protein gives MNATNDPETTDANGADATHGAPESGPTLLVVHHSPTPLLRAVRDAALDGARHPDIEGVNVRVVEALDATAADVLAADAYLLGTSANFGYISGALKHFFDSTFAEVNAATEAGEIPKGRPVSWWIRGGHDVTGAAKAIRSLTTGFGWEIAAEPVEFVGAPDDAMNERLLELGGTMAALLMDAAGTDQEAPR, from the coding sequence ATGAACGCCACGAACGACCCCGAGACGACCGACGCCAACGGCGCCGACGCCACCCACGGCGCACCAGAAAGCGGGCCGACGCTGCTGGTCGTGCACCACTCGCCGACCCCACTGCTCCGGGCCGTCCGCGACGCCGCACTCGACGGCGCCCGCCACCCCGACATCGAGGGAGTCAACGTCCGCGTCGTCGAAGCCCTCGACGCCACCGCCGCCGACGTTCTCGCCGCCGACGCATACCTGCTGGGCACGTCGGCGAACTTCGGCTACATCTCCGGAGCGCTGAAGCACTTCTTCGACTCGACGTTCGCCGAGGTCAACGCGGCCACCGAAGCCGGGGAGATCCCCAAGGGCCGGCCGGTGTCGTGGTGGATCCGCGGCGGCCACGACGTCACCGGCGCCGCGAAGGCCATCCGCTCCCTGACCACCGGCTTCGGGTGGGAAATCGCGGCGGAACCCGTCGAATTCGTCGGCGCCCCCGACGACGCGATGAACGAACGGCTGCTCGAACTCGGCGGCACGATGGCCGCGCTGCTGATGGACGCCGCCGGCACAGACCAGGAGGCACCCCGATGA
- a CDS encoding AMP nucleosidase gives MSAPFATTTGYGDLYDDPAEAVDRLIEIYDANTAYLVDRYAKACADVAGGGDAPAPVTACYPELRFTVDVVEGVDAALSHGFVDRAGTYATTIARPRLFARYLRGQIADLLANHGGQIEVRVSDTPIPLRLTPTFDDAAPVEGLDAADLAAIDRGFTPVDSAFVDDVIADGEADFLSLPVKPLSLFAAPRVDLALQRLEHYTGSNAGHIQRFVLFTNYQLHTDVFLEYAASLAADGVAGAPGGDVLAEEEGTSSSPYVRLVCPGDVSFPIGRVPAPAECRAHASSAQMPAYHLVREDGLGVTIIDIGVGPSNAKTITDCLAVLRPHCWMMVGHCAGLDGRMRIGDMILANGYDRSDGVLDHLVPLEKPIPPIAEVQMAVTAALRRVSGLDGDELRKRLRTGTVLSTSDRNWEWRAQSDIYRELQKSTAIGVEMESATIAANGYRFRVPYGALLSVSDMPLHDQPKLPKAARAFYQASKVEHLMTAVRACEAMSANPGELHSRKLRRPVGEVAFR, from the coding sequence ATGAGCGCGCCCTTCGCCACCACCACCGGCTACGGAGACCTCTACGACGATCCGGCCGAGGCGGTGGACCGGCTGATCGAGATCTACGACGCGAACACGGCGTACCTGGTGGATCGCTACGCGAAGGCCTGCGCGGACGTCGCGGGCGGCGGCGACGCCCCTGCGCCGGTGACGGCGTGCTACCCGGAGCTGCGATTCACGGTGGACGTGGTGGAGGGCGTCGACGCGGCGCTGTCCCATGGTTTCGTCGACCGCGCGGGCACGTACGCGACGACGATCGCCCGGCCGCGGCTTTTCGCCCGCTACCTGCGGGGGCAGATCGCGGACCTGCTGGCCAACCACGGCGGCCAGATCGAGGTCCGCGTTTCGGACACGCCGATTCCGCTGCGCTTGACGCCGACGTTCGACGACGCGGCGCCGGTCGAGGGCCTCGACGCGGCTGATTTGGCGGCGATCGACCGTGGTTTCACGCCGGTGGATTCGGCGTTCGTCGACGACGTCATCGCGGATGGCGAGGCGGATTTCCTGTCGCTGCCGGTCAAGCCGCTGAGTCTGTTCGCCGCGCCGCGCGTGGATCTGGCGTTGCAGCGGCTGGAGCATTACACGGGTTCGAATGCGGGGCACATCCAGCGTTTCGTGTTGTTCACCAACTATCAGCTGCACACGGACGTTTTCCTGGAGTATGCGGCGTCGCTTGCGGCGGACGGCGTCGCGGGCGCCCCCGGTGGGGATGTCTTGGCCGAGGAGGAGGGGACGTCGTCAAGCCCGTACGTGCGGTTGGTCTGCCCGGGTGACGTGTCGTTTCCGATCGGGCGGGTGCCGGCGCCGGCGGAGTGTCGGGCGCATGCGTCGTCGGCGCAGATGCCGGCGTACCACCTGGTGCGGGAGGACGGGCTGGGCGTGACGATCATCGACATCGGCGTCGGCCCGTCGAATGCGAAGACGATCACGGATTGCCTGGCGGTGCTGCGGCCGCATTGCTGGATGATGGTGGGCCATTGCGCCGGGTTGGACGGCCGGATGCGCATCGGCGACATGATCCTGGCCAACGGCTACGACCGGTCGGATGGGGTGTTGGATCATTTGGTGCCGTTGGAGAAGCCGATTCCGCCGATCGCGGAGGTGCAGATGGCGGTGACGGCGGCGTTGCGGCGGGTGTCGGGCCTGGATGGCGATGAGCTGCGCAAGCGGTTGCGGACGGGCACGGTGTTGTCGACGTCGGATCGCAATTGGGAGTGGCGGGCGCAGTCGGACATTTACCGGGAGCTGCAGAAGTCGACGGCGATCGGGGTGGAGATGGAGTCGGCGACGATTGCGGCGAACGGGTATCGCTTCCGGGTGCCGTATGGGGCGTTGTTGAGCGTGTCGGATATGCCGTTGCATGATCAGCCGAAGTTGCCGAAGGCGGCGCGTGCGTTTTATCAGGCGTCGAAGGTGGAGCATTTGATGACGGCGGTTCGGGCGTGCGAGGCGATGTCGGCGAATCCGGGGGAGTTGCATTCGCGGAAGTTGCGCAGGCCGGTGGGGGAGGTGGCGTTCCGGTAG
- a CDS encoding heavy-metal-associated domain-containing protein — MSIKANYIVTGMTCGHCEASVKEEVGEVAGVTAVEVDRANDAMTVISDESVDPAAVIAAVEEAGYEARPAGA, encoded by the coding sequence ATGAGCATCAAGGCCAACTACATCGTCACGGGCATGACCTGCGGACACTGCGAGGCGTCGGTGAAGGAGGAGGTCGGCGAGGTCGCGGGAGTCACCGCGGTCGAGGTCGATCGCGCCAACGACGCGATGACCGTGATCTCCGACGAGTCGGTCGACCCGGCCGCCGTCATCGCCGCCGTGGAGGAGGCGGGCTACGAGGCTCGTCCGGCCGGGGCATGA
- a CDS encoding heavy metal translocating P-type ATPase has protein sequence MSTPTDTAGRQFDLDVGGMTCASCANRVERKLNKLDGVTATVNYATEKAHVTVPEGFDPQQLIDTIDAAGYSATLPPPPQPEGGGGQPGDGASSSNAGQTAADRELEALRNRLIGSAVLSVPVILISMFPVLQFTNWQWLALTLTAPVVVWAGWPFHRATWKNLRLGEATMDTLITVGTVSAFAWSLYALFLGTAGTPGLKHEFTLSVAPTDGAANVYLEVAAGVIMFVLGGRYFEKRAKHRAGDALRAMLDLGAKDVRLLDDAGERLVPASTLKVGDRFVVRPGEKIATDGRVVEGGSAVDESMLTGESVPVEVRVGDDVTGATVNASGRLVVEATRVGADTQLAQMAKLVEAAQSGKAEVQRLADRISGVFVPVVIAIAVATLGAWLGAGFPPSAAFTAAVAVLIIACPCALGLATPTALLVGTGRGAQMGVLLKGPEVLESTRRVDTIVLDKTGTVTSGDMALVEAWAGEGVDRAELLRRAGAVESASEHPIARAIADGARAELAGASPVVGGNLLVDGGDDRPSLPPVADFVNLPGRGVRASVRTSDGPVEVTVGRNLGEMPADLAERFDAAVSAGRTAVTVAWEGDIRGVLVVSDQVKPTSAKAIAELRGLGLEPVLLTGDNEVVAKHVADEVGIDDIRAEVMPADKVDVVKELQAEGRVVAMVGDGVNDAAALAQADLGLAMGTGTDAAIQASDVTLVRGDLMAAVDAVRLARRTLATIKGNLFWAFAYNVAAIPLAALGLLNPMLAGAAMAFSSVFVVSNSLRLKGFRSKAEHVGDGAAEHVGDGAAERADDGPADRVKEGV, from the coding sequence ATGTCGACGCCCACGGACACCGCGGGTCGGCAGTTTGATCTCGATGTCGGCGGCATGACCTGTGCGTCGTGCGCGAACCGCGTCGAACGCAAGCTCAACAAACTCGACGGCGTCACCGCGACCGTCAACTACGCCACCGAAAAGGCGCACGTCACGGTGCCCGAGGGGTTCGATCCGCAGCAACTGATCGACACCATCGACGCCGCCGGCTACTCCGCCACGCTGCCGCCCCCGCCGCAACCCGAGGGTGGCGGCGGGCAACCGGGAGACGGGGCGTCGTCAAGCAATGCGGGGCAGACCGCCGCGGACCGTGAGCTGGAGGCCCTGCGCAACCGGCTGATCGGGTCGGCGGTGCTGTCGGTGCCGGTGATCCTGATCTCGATGTTCCCGGTGCTGCAGTTCACGAACTGGCAGTGGCTGGCGTTGACGCTGACCGCGCCGGTGGTGGTGTGGGCCGGCTGGCCGTTCCACCGCGCGACGTGGAAGAACCTGCGTCTCGGCGAGGCGACGATGGACACGCTGATCACCGTCGGCACGGTGTCGGCGTTCGCGTGGTCGCTGTACGCGCTGTTCCTGGGCACCGCGGGCACGCCGGGGCTCAAGCACGAGTTCACGTTGTCCGTCGCGCCGACGGATGGGGCGGCGAACGTGTATCTCGAAGTCGCCGCGGGCGTGATCATGTTCGTGCTGGGCGGTCGGTACTTCGAGAAACGCGCCAAGCACCGCGCCGGCGACGCGTTGCGCGCGATGCTGGACCTCGGCGCCAAGGACGTGCGTTTGCTTGACGACGCCGGCGAAAGGCTCGTTCCGGCGTCGACGCTGAAGGTGGGGGACCGTTTCGTGGTGCGGCCCGGCGAGAAGATCGCCACGGACGGGCGGGTCGTCGAAGGGGGATCGGCGGTCGACGAGTCGATGCTCACCGGCGAGTCGGTGCCGGTGGAGGTGCGCGTCGGCGACGACGTCACCGGTGCGACGGTCAACGCGTCGGGGCGGTTGGTCGTGGAGGCCACGCGCGTCGGCGCGGACACGCAGCTGGCGCAGATGGCGAAGCTGGTGGAGGCCGCGCAGTCGGGGAAGGCCGAGGTCCAGCGTTTGGCGGACCGGATTTCCGGAGTGTTCGTGCCCGTGGTCATCGCGATTGCGGTGGCGACGCTCGGCGCGTGGCTGGGGGCGGGTTTCCCGCCGTCGGCGGCGTTCACCGCGGCGGTGGCGGTGCTGATCATCGCGTGCCCGTGCGCCCTGGGCCTGGCGACGCCGACCGCGCTGCTGGTGGGCACCGGCCGGGGCGCGCAGATGGGCGTGCTGCTGAAGGGGCCGGAGGTCCTGGAGTCGACGCGGCGCGTGGACACCATCGTGCTGGACAAGACCGGCACGGTGACCAGCGGAGACATGGCGTTGGTCGAGGCGTGGGCCGGCGAGGGCGTCGACCGGGCCGAGTTGTTGCGCCGCGCCGGGGCGGTGGAGTCCGCGTCGGAGCATCCCATCGCGCGGGCCATCGCCGACGGTGCGCGGGCGGAGTTGGCCGGCGCGTCGCCCGTAGTGGGCGGGAATCTGCTGGTCGACGGCGGCGACGATCGGCCGTCGCTGCCGCCGGTGGCGGATTTCGTCAATCTGCCGGGCCGCGGCGTGCGGGCGAGCGTGCGCACCTCCGACGGGCCGGTGGAGGTGACCGTCGGGCGCAATCTCGGTGAGATGCCCGCCGACTTGGCCGAGCGTTTCGACGCCGCCGTGTCCGCCGGTCGCACCGCCGTGACCGTCGCGTGGGAGGGCGACATCCGCGGTGTGCTGGTCGTGTCCGATCAGGTGAAGCCGACGTCGGCGAAGGCGATTGCCGAACTTCGCGGGCTTGGACTGGAACCGGTGCTGCTGACGGGCGACAATGAGGTCGTCGCAAAGCATGTCGCCGATGAGGTGGGCATCGACGACATTCGTGCGGAGGTCATGCCCGCCGACAAGGTCGACGTGGTCAAGGAGCTGCAGGCCGAGGGACGGGTCGTCGCGATGGTCGGCGACGGCGTCAACGATGCGGCGGCCCTCGCGCAGGCCGACCTGGGCCTGGCGATGGGCACCGGCACCGACGCCGCGATCCAGGCGTCCGACGTGACGCTCGTGCGCGGCGACCTCATGGCCGCCGTCGACGCGGTGCGGCTGGCGCGACGGACGCTGGCCACGATCAAGGGAAACCTGTTCTGGGCGTTCGCCTACAACGTGGCGGCGATTCCGCTGGCGGCGCTGGGGCTGCTCAACCCGATGCTGGCGGGCGCGGCGATGGCGTTTTCGTCGGTGTTCGTGGTGTCCAACAGTCTGCGGCTGAAGGGCTTCCGCAGCAAGGCGGAGCATGTCGGTGATGGTGCCGCCGAGCATGTCGGTGATGGTGCCGCCGAGCGTGCCGACGACGGCCCCGCGGATCGCGTGAAGGAAGGGGTCTAG
- a CDS encoding metal-sensitive transcriptional regulator has product MSDGIECCGGDADAGDCGCHAHHGYISDKKRYLARLKRIEGQVRGVHRMIDEEEYCIDILTQISALSSALKSVSLALLEDHMRHCVVSAAQSGGDELEVKLREANDAIRRLAK; this is encoded by the coding sequence ATGTCCGACGGAATCGAATGCTGCGGCGGTGACGCCGATGCCGGCGACTGCGGGTGTCACGCGCACCACGGGTACATCAGCGACAAGAAGCGCTACCTCGCGCGGCTCAAGCGCATCGAGGGGCAGGTCCGCGGCGTGCATCGGATGATCGACGAGGAGGAGTACTGCATCGACATCCTCACGCAGATCTCCGCGCTGAGCTCGGCGTTGAAGTCGGTGTCGCTGGCGCTGCTGGAGGACCACATGCGCCACTGCGTCGTCTCCGCCGCGCAGAGCGGTGGCGACGAGCTGGAGGTCAAGCTCCGGGAGGCCAACGACGCCATCCGCCGCCTGGCCAAATAG
- a CDS encoding arsenic resistance protein — translation MTNPGVRRGRSVPQWWDDNQVPLYFAAIAVGAAIGLGAERVGLPGLPAALAWWTTPTLGLLLFATFLSVPITRIGRAFGDIRFGAAIVGVNFFVTPWVVFGLSRFVQDDRGLLIGMLLVLLAPCIDYVIPFTGLAGGARARLLAATPLLLLLQMVSLPVYLLMFVGPGQLFAGEALEGFLDPGPFITSFAFLILVPLTAAAVVQAASGRVVSLDDVPAAPPGGVRHVARTVEDVMAAAMVPLMMAVLALVIASQIADVTSRFGDLARLVPLYAAYVPIALGLGVASAKFARLDVPAVRAVAFSAVTRNSLVVLPLALSLPEGLEIAALAVVTQTMVELVAMVIMVKIVPRLIREPAHSE, via the coding sequence GTGACGAACCCCGGAGTGCGCCGCGGCCGGTCCGTGCCGCAGTGGTGGGACGACAACCAGGTGCCGCTGTATTTCGCGGCCATCGCCGTCGGCGCGGCCATCGGCCTCGGCGCGGAGCGCGTCGGGTTGCCGGGCCTGCCGGCGGCGTTGGCGTGGTGGACCACGCCGACGTTGGGGTTGCTGCTGTTCGCCACGTTCCTGTCGGTGCCGATCACCCGCATCGGCCGCGCGTTCGGCGACATTCGCTTCGGTGCGGCGATCGTGGGCGTGAATTTCTTCGTCACGCCGTGGGTGGTGTTCGGCCTGTCCAGGTTCGTCCAGGATGACCGGGGGCTGCTCATCGGCATGCTGCTGGTGTTGTTGGCGCCGTGCATCGATTACGTCATTCCGTTCACGGGGCTGGCGGGCGGGGCGCGGGCGCGGTTGCTGGCGGCGACGCCGTTGCTGCTGTTGTTGCAGATGGTGTCGTTGCCGGTGTACCTGCTGATGTTCGTCGGCCCGGGCCAGCTTTTCGCCGGCGAGGCGCTGGAGGGGTTCCTCGATCCGGGCCCGTTCATCACGTCGTTCGCGTTTCTCATCCTGGTGCCGCTGACGGCTGCGGCGGTGGTGCAGGCCGCCAGCGGCAGGGTCGTTTCGCTTGACGACGTCCCCGCCGCCCCTCCCGGAGGCGTCCGCCATGTCGCGCGCACCGTGGAGGATGTCATGGCCGCGGCGATGGTGCCGTTGATGATGGCGGTGCTCGCGTTGGTCATCGCCTCGCAGATCGCCGACGTGACGTCGCGTTTCGGGGATCTCGCGCGGTTGGTGCCGCTGTACGCCGCCTACGTGCCCATCGCCCTGGGGCTGGGCGTCGCGTCGGCGAAGTTCGCGCGCCTCGACGTGCCGGCCGTCCGCGCGGTCGCCTTTTCCGCGGTGACGCGCAATTCCCTCGTCGTGTTGCCGTTGGCCCTGTCCCTGCCCGAGGGGTTGGAAATCGCGGCGCTGGCCGTCGTCACGCAAACGATGGTGGAACTGGTGGCGATGGTGATCATGGTGAAGATCGTGCCCCGCCTCATCCGCGAACCCGCCCACTCCGAATAG
- a CDS encoding GDSL-type esterase/lipase family protein, with product MSLSLRARLSGLRRSTIALATAACATGLVAAGATVAAPTADANPAGTELVVFGDSFAANPTLPAGHIIAGTAPNSGSRAPVHGPGGCPQDPENWPRVAAGILDVPLADYSCNGTGRVPYLDLINSVTAAIANGDLGPGTRKVAVMYGGLDVLQWVDTGTHVAGVAGSLPSGYHATIADMKRRVQEAAPNAEIVMAGYPELGAGDNVCLINVTPNQPSPIMLPGIAAVETGLQSSIRNAAAANGIRFVDMKAATVGHGTCAAPDSQRYVSGIYDQTSDHNMKLHPTLEGSRAMGRIMADNLR from the coding sequence ATGAGCCTCAGCCTTCGCGCGCGCCTGTCCGGGCTGCGCCGCTCCACCATCGCCCTCGCCACCGCCGCCTGCGCCACCGGCCTCGTCGCAGCCGGCGCCACGGTCGCGGCGCCCACCGCCGACGCCAACCCGGCGGGCACGGAGCTCGTCGTCTTCGGCGACTCCTTCGCGGCCAATCCGACGCTGCCCGCCGGCCACATCATCGCGGGCACGGCCCCGAACAGCGGCTCCCGCGCCCCCGTCCACGGCCCCGGCGGTTGCCCGCAGGACCCCGAGAACTGGCCGCGCGTCGCCGCCGGCATCCTCGACGTGCCGCTGGCCGACTACTCCTGCAACGGCACCGGCCGCGTCCCCTACCTGGACCTGATCAACTCGGTGACCGCAGCCATCGCCAACGGTGATCTCGGTCCGGGCACCCGCAAGGTCGCCGTCATGTACGGCGGCCTCGACGTGCTGCAGTGGGTCGACACCGGCACGCACGTCGCGGGTGTCGCGGGGTCCTTGCCCAGCGGCTACCACGCCACCATCGCCGACATGAAGCGTCGCGTGCAGGAGGCCGCCCCCAACGCCGAGATCGTCATGGCCGGCTACCCGGAGCTCGGCGCGGGCGACAACGTCTGCCTGATCAACGTCACTCCGAACCAGCCGTCGCCGATCATGCTGCCGGGCATCGCCGCCGTCGAAACCGGCCTGCAGTCGTCGATCCGCAACGCCGCCGCGGCCAACGGCATCCGGTTCGTGGATATGAAGGCCGCCACCGTCGGCCACGGCACCTGCGCCGCCCCGGATTCGCAGCGTTACGTCTCCGGCATCTACGACCAGACCAGCGACCACAACATGAAGCTGCACCCGACGCTGGAGGGTTCGCGCGCCATGGGTCGCATCATGGCCGACAACCTGCGCTGA